One genomic window of Bradyrhizobium sp. B124 includes the following:
- a CDS encoding signal transduction histidine kinase encodes MSLTQFDVDDGQHSMDGLRLLARDGNERVEAFIGRKVMDVWAESVEHRGGHQSLFRDQYNALGRLNLAAIERIVSAKYQRGAAFNRQHPYVEVLFSDITDSGETLNLSGLVRETLPPAFHRLS; translated from the coding sequence ATGTCACTTACCCAATTTGACGTCGATGACGGACAGCACAGCATGGACGGGCTGCGACTTCTCGCCCGTGATGGAAATGAACGGGTCGAGGCGTTCATCGGCCGCAAGGTGATGGACGTCTGGGCCGAGTCTGTCGAGCACCGCGGCGGACATCAAAGCCTGTTCCGCGATCAATACAACGCACTCGGCAGGCTGAACCTGGCGGCGATCGAGCGGATCGTCAGTGCGAAATACCAACGTGGTGCTGCGTTCAACCGCCAGCATCCCTATGTCGAGGTACTGTTCTCGGACATCACCGACAGCGGGGAGACCTTGAATCTGAGCGGGCTCGTGCGCGAGACCCTGCCGCCCGCGTTTCACCGGCTGAGTTGA
- a CDS encoding Hsp33 family molecular chaperone, whose protein sequence is MVSQSPDIKIQAETPIRAPSAVPVDDAVLAFEVGALDLRGRLTRLGPALDEILHKHDYPPAVGKLLGEAIVLTTLLGSSVKFEGRFILQTRTDGPVSLLIVDFQAPDRLRAYARYDVARLKDGQSSGELLGKGHLAMTIDQGANTSRYQGLVALDGGGLEEAAHEYFLRSEQIPTRVRLAVGEEMRGGEGGKLHWRAGGILLQFLPKAPERAKQADLHPGDAPEGTATHSVPDDDAWVEGQSLISTVEDVELIDPDLSGERLLYRLFHERGVRVFNPQTLRAQCSCSRDAVSSMLKSFAPNDRAEMVKDGKVVVTCEFCSSVYEFTPQEAGVE, encoded by the coding sequence ATGGTTTCACAATCCCCCGACATCAAAATCCAGGCCGAGACGCCCATTCGCGCGCCCTCGGCGGTTCCTGTCGACGATGCCGTGCTGGCCTTCGAGGTCGGCGCGCTGGACTTGCGCGGCCGGCTGACCCGGCTCGGCCCCGCGCTCGACGAGATCCTGCACAAGCACGATTATCCGCCGGCGGTCGGCAAGCTGCTCGGTGAGGCCATCGTGCTCACCACGCTGCTCGGCTCCTCCGTCAAGTTCGAGGGCCGCTTCATCCTGCAGACCCGGACCGACGGACCGGTCTCGCTCCTGATCGTCGATTTCCAGGCGCCCGACCGGCTGCGTGCCTATGCGCGCTACGATGTGGCGCGCCTCAAGGACGGGCAGAGCTCGGGTGAGCTGCTCGGCAAGGGCCATCTTGCCATGACGATCGATCAGGGCGCGAACACCAGCCGCTACCAGGGCCTGGTCGCGCTCGACGGCGGCGGCCTGGAAGAGGCGGCCCACGAATATTTCCTGCGCTCGGAGCAGATTCCGACGCGGGTGCGGCTCGCGGTCGGCGAGGAGATGCGCGGCGGCGAAGGCGGCAAGCTGCACTGGCGCGCCGGCGGCATCCTGCTGCAATTCCTGCCCAAGGCCCCCGAACGCGCCAAGCAGGCCGATCTGCATCCCGGCGATGCGCCGGAGGGCACGGCTACGCACAGCGTGCCGGATGACGACGCCTGGGTCGAGGGACAGTCGCTGATCTCCACCGTCGAGGATGTCGAGCTGATCGATCCCGATCTCTCCGGCGAGCGGCTGTTGTACCGCCTGTTCCACGAACGCGGCGTGCGCGTCTTCAACCCGCAAACGCTGCGCGCGCAGTGCTCCTGCTCGCGCGATGCGGTGTCGTCGATGCTGAAGAGCTTTGCGCCGAACGATCGCGCCGAGATGGTCAAGGACGGCAAGGTGGTCGTGACCTGCGAGTTCTGCTCGTCGGTCTACGAATTCACGCCGCAGGAAGCCGGCGTCGAGTAG
- the argF gene encoding ornithine carbamoyltransferase — protein MSKPVRHFLDINELPLAELRNMLEAGAAMKAKLKAHEKGRKPLEGKTLAMIFERPSTRTRVSFDVGMRQLGGESIMLTGAEMQLGRGETIADTARVLSRYVDAIMIRILNHDALLELAAHATVPVINGLTRRSHPCQVMADLMTYEENRGSIEGKTVAWTGDDNNVLASWAHAAERFKFNLNIATPPELSPKKPMRDWIKATGAPIMLGTDPEAAVRGADCVVTDTWVSMGDKEGEHRHNVLKPYQVNAKLMSLAKPDALFMHCLPAHRGEEVTDEVIDGPQSVVFDEAENRLHAQKGILAWCFDTVA, from the coding sequence ATGAGCAAGCCGGTCCGTCACTTCCTCGACATCAACGAGCTGCCGCTCGCCGAGCTGCGCAACATGCTCGAAGCCGGTGCCGCCATGAAGGCGAAGCTGAAGGCGCATGAGAAGGGCAGGAAGCCGCTCGAAGGCAAGACGCTGGCGATGATCTTCGAGCGCCCGTCGACCCGCACAAGGGTGTCGTTCGACGTCGGCATGCGCCAGCTCGGCGGTGAATCCATCATGCTGACCGGCGCCGAGATGCAGCTCGGCCGCGGCGAGACCATCGCCGACACCGCGCGCGTGCTGTCGCGCTATGTCGACGCGATCATGATCCGCATCCTCAACCATGACGCGCTGCTCGAGCTCGCCGCTCATGCCACCGTGCCCGTCATCAACGGGCTGACCCGGCGTTCGCATCCCTGCCAGGTGATGGCCGACCTCATGACCTATGAGGAAAACCGCGGCTCGATCGAGGGCAAGACGGTGGCCTGGACCGGCGACGACAACAACGTGCTGGCCTCCTGGGCGCACGCCGCCGAGCGGTTCAAGTTCAATCTCAACATCGCCACGCCGCCGGAGCTCTCGCCGAAGAAGCCGATGCGGGACTGGATCAAGGCCACCGGCGCGCCGATCATGCTCGGCACCGATCCGGAAGCCGCCGTGCGCGGCGCCGACTGCGTCGTCACCGACACCTGGGTGTCGATGGGCGACAAGGAGGGCGAGCACCGCCACAACGTGCTGAAGCCCTATCAGGTCAATGCCAAGCTGATGTCGCTCGCCAAGCCGGACGCGCTGTTCATGCACTGCCTGCCCGCGCATCGCGGCGAGGAGGTCACCGACGAGGTGATCGACGGCCCGCAATCCGTGGTGTTCGACGAGGCGGAAAACCGCCTGCATGCGCAGAAGGGCATCCTGGCCTGGTGTTTCGACACGGTCGCGTAG
- a CDS encoding aspartate aminotransferase family protein: MTNASSHLLPVFARVDLGFERGEGAWLIATNGDRYLDFTSGVAVNALGHAHPHLVKALQEQATKLWHMSNLFKSPDGEVLAARLCEQSFADFVFFCNSGAEAMEGVIKLVRHHHFSKGHPERYRIITFEGAFHGRTLGTLAATGSAKYLEGFGPPMDGFDQVPHGDIEAVKKAIGPHTAGILIEPVQGEGGVRSAPQAFFKALRALCDEHGLLLAFDEVQTGMGRTGELFAYKRTGVTPDVMSLAKALGGGFPIGAVLATAQAAAGMAPGSHGSTFGGNPLAVASANAVLDVMLKPGFFEHVQKMSLLLKQKLASVVDRYPGVLSEVRGEGLLIGVKAVVPSGDLIAALRNEKLLTVGAGDNVVRFLAPLIVTEAEIDQSITALERACSVLSAPQPKKAAG; the protein is encoded by the coding sequence ATGACCAACGCCTCGTCGCATCTGCTCCCCGTCTTCGCCCGGGTCGATCTCGGCTTCGAGCGCGGCGAGGGCGCCTGGCTGATCGCAACCAATGGCGACCGCTATCTCGATTTCACCTCCGGTGTCGCGGTGAACGCGCTCGGGCATGCGCATCCGCATCTGGTCAAGGCGCTGCAGGAGCAGGCGACCAAGCTCTGGCACATGTCGAACCTGTTCAAGAGCCCGGACGGCGAGGTGCTTGCGGCGCGGCTGTGCGAGCAGAGCTTTGCCGACTTCGTGTTCTTCTGCAATTCCGGCGCGGAAGCGATGGAGGGCGTGATCAAGCTGGTCCGCCACCACCACTTCTCCAAGGGCCATCCCGAACGCTACCGCATCATCACCTTCGAAGGCGCCTTCCATGGCCGCACGCTGGGCACGCTGGCCGCGACCGGCTCGGCGAAATATCTCGAGGGCTTCGGCCCGCCGATGGACGGCTTCGACCAGGTGCCGCACGGCGACATCGAGGCGGTGAAGAAGGCGATCGGCCCGCACACGGCCGGCATCCTGATCGAGCCGGTGCAGGGCGAGGGCGGCGTGCGCTCGGCGCCGCAGGCGTTCTTCAAGGCGCTGCGCGCGCTGTGTGACGAGCATGGCCTGCTGCTCGCTTTCGATGAGGTGCAGACCGGCATGGGCCGCACCGGCGAGCTGTTCGCCTACAAGCGCACCGGCGTCACGCCGGACGTGATGTCGCTGGCGAAAGCGCTCGGCGGCGGTTTCCCGATCGGCGCGGTGCTCGCGACCGCGCAGGCTGCAGCCGGCATGGCGCCGGGCTCGCACGGCTCGACTTTCGGCGGCAATCCGCTCGCGGTCGCATCCGCCAATGCCGTGCTCGACGTCATGCTCAAGCCCGGCTTCTTCGAGCATGTGCAGAAGATGTCGCTGCTGCTCAAGCAGAAGCTCGCTTCCGTCGTGGACCGCTATCCCGGCGTGCTGTCGGAGGTGCGCGGCGAGGGCCTGTTGATCGGCGTCAAGGCGGTGGTGCCGTCGGGCGATCTGATCGCCGCGCTGCGCAACGAGAAACTGCTCACCGTCGGCGCCGGCGATAATGTGGTGCGGTTCCTGGCGCCCCTGATCGTGACCGAGGCCGAGATCGACCAGTCGATCACAGCGCTCGAGCGCGCCTGCTCTGTGCTATCGGCGCCGCAGCCGAAGAAGGCGGCTGGATAA
- a CDS encoding GcrA family cell cycle regulator, translating to MTVLTWSDDRVEQLKKLWESGLSASQIAAELGNVTRNAVIGKVHRLGLSGRAKAPSTAAPRQRKARPAQHMMRVARPVSRGNTALAHAFEVEMEPDPISFDNVVPMSQRLSLLELNEATCHWPVGDPSSPEFFFCGGKALAGLPYCAHHSRVAYQPAADRRRPSAKPQIK from the coding sequence ATGACTGTATTGACCTGGTCCGACGATCGCGTCGAGCAGCTGAAGAAGCTCTGGGAATCCGGCCTCTCGGCCAGCCAGATCGCGGCGGAACTTGGCAATGTGACGCGAAACGCCGTGATCGGCAAAGTGCATCGGCTCGGCCTCTCCGGCCGCGCCAAGGCCCCCTCCACGGCCGCGCCGCGGCAGCGCAAGGCCCGCCCCGCCCAGCACATGATGCGGGTGGCGCGCCCGGTCTCGCGCGGCAACACTGCGCTTGCGCACGCCTTCGAGGTCGAGATGGAGCCCGATCCGATCTCCTTCGACAACGTGGTGCCGATGAGCCAGCGGCTGTCGCTGCTCGAGCTCAACGAGGCCACCTGCCATTGGCCGGTCGGCGATCCCTCGAGCCCGGAATTCTTCTTCTGCGGCGGCAAGGCGCTCGCCGGTCTGCCCTATTGCGCGCATCACTCGCGCGTCGCCTATCAGCCCGCCGCCGATCGCCGCCGGCCGTCGGCGAAGCCACAGATCAAGTAA
- the phoB gene encoding phosphate regulon transcriptional regulator PhoB, whose product MSARILVVEDEEALTTLLRYNLDAEGYDVETVGRGDDADTRLKERVPDLVVLDWMLPGLSGIELCRRLRARPETKQLPIIMLTARGEESERVRGLATGADDYIVKPFSVPELLARVKGLLRRASPERLATVLTYGDIELDREKRRVARSGRPIDLGPTEYRLLEFFLEHPGRVFSREQLLDSVWGRDIYIDERTVDVHIGRLRKLLNPGREQDPIRTVRGAGYALDDRFAKAEPQP is encoded by the coding sequence ATGAGCGCACGCATTCTGGTAGTCGAAGACGAGGAAGCGCTGACGACACTGTTGCGCTACAACCTCGATGCGGAAGGCTACGATGTCGAGACGGTGGGGCGCGGCGACGATGCCGACACCCGCCTGAAGGAGCGCGTTCCCGACCTCGTGGTACTGGACTGGATGCTGCCGGGCCTGTCCGGCATCGAGCTGTGCCGCCGCCTGCGGGCGCGGCCCGAGACCAAGCAGCTTCCGATCATCATGCTGACCGCGCGCGGCGAGGAGAGCGAGCGCGTGCGCGGGCTTGCCACCGGCGCCGACGACTACATCGTCAAGCCGTTCTCGGTGCCGGAACTGCTGGCACGGGTGAAGGGCCTGCTGCGCCGTGCGAGCCCGGAGCGGCTTGCGACCGTGCTGACCTATGGCGACATCGAGCTCGACCGCGAAAAGCGCCGCGTGGCGCGCTCGGGACGTCCGATCGATCTCGGTCCGACCGAGTATCGGCTGCTCGAATTCTTCCTCGAGCATCCCGGCCGCGTGTTCAGCCGCGAGCAGCTGCTCGACAGCGTCTGGGGCCGCGACATCTATATCGATGAGCGTACCGTCGACGTGCATATCGGCCGCCTGCGCAAGCTGCTCAATCCGGGCCGCGAGCAGGATCCGATCCGCACCGTGCGCGGCGCCGGCTACGCGCTCGACGACCGCTTCGCGAAGGCCGAACCGCAGCCGTAA
- the phoU gene encoding phosphate signaling complex protein PhoU, which yields MASEHTAKAFDSDLQELTRLVAEMGGLVERMITESVDALIRRDVALGKRVVAADIEIDNLQRVIEERAVLTIARRQPMAIDLREIVSAMRVATDLERIGDLAKNMGKRVAALESDFQPLKLIRGLEHMTDLVLSQVKSVLDAYAAHDLPAAMNVWKGDEEVDAICTSLFRELLTYMMEDPRNISFCIHLMFCAKNIERIGDHATNIAETVFYMIEGQQITDKRPKGDMTNFATTVPGT from the coding sequence ATGGCTTCTGAACATACCGCCAAGGCATTCGACAGCGACCTGCAGGAGTTGACCCGCCTGGTCGCCGAGATGGGCGGCCTCGTCGAGCGGATGATCACCGAGTCGGTCGACGCGCTGATCCGTCGCGACGTCGCGCTCGGCAAGCGCGTCGTCGCCGCCGACATCGAGATCGACAATCTGCAGCGCGTCATCGAAGAGCGCGCGGTGCTGACGATCGCCCGCCGCCAGCCGATGGCGATCGACCTGCGCGAAATCGTCAGCGCGATGCGCGTCGCCACCGATCTCGAGCGGATCGGCGACCTCGCCAAGAACATGGGCAAGCGCGTCGCGGCGCTGGAGAGCGATTTCCAGCCGCTGAAGCTGATCCGTGGCCTGGAGCACATGACCGACCTCGTGCTGTCGCAGGTCAAGTCGGTGCTCGACGCCTATGCCGCGCACGATCTGCCGGCGGCGATGAACGTCTGGAAGGGCGACGAGGAGGTCGATGCGATCTGCACCTCGCTGTTCCGCGAGCTGCTGACCTACATGATGGAGGATCCGCGCAACATCTCGTTCTGCATCCATCTGATGTTCTGCGCCAAGAACATCGAGCGGATCGGCGATCACGCCACCAATATCGCCGAAACCGTGTTCTACATGATCGAGGGCCAGCAGATCACCGACAAGCGCCCGAAGGGCGACATGACCAACTTTGCCACCACGGTGCCCGGTACCTAG
- the pstB gene encoding phosphate ABC transporter ATP-binding protein PstB, translating into MTELSVSTTVASHVPQVPLPEAPPKVTVRNLNFYYGEHHALKNINLTLGTNRVTAFIGPSGCGKSTLLRIFNRMYDLYPGQRAVGQLMLDQTNILDPKLDLNLLRARVGMVFQKPTPFPMTIYENIAFGIRLYEKISKSEMDDRVEKALRGGALWNEVKDKLNASGLSLSGGQQQRLCIARTVAVRPEVILFDEPCSALDPISTAKVEELIQELSEDYTIAIVTHNMQQAARVSDKTAFMYLGELIEFDDTNKIFTSPSDRRTQDYITGRFG; encoded by the coding sequence ATGACCGAGCTTTCCGTCTCAACGACTGTCGCGAGCCACGTTCCCCAGGTGCCGCTGCCGGAAGCGCCGCCGAAAGTCACGGTGCGCAACCTCAACTTCTATTACGGCGAGCACCACGCGCTGAAGAACATCAACCTGACGCTCGGCACCAACCGCGTCACGGCGTTCATCGGCCCGTCGGGCTGCGGCAAGTCGACCCTGCTGCGCATCTTCAACCGGATGTACGATCTCTATCCGGGCCAGCGCGCGGTCGGCCAGCTGATGCTGGACCAGACCAACATTCTCGATCCCAAGCTCGACCTCAATCTGCTCCGCGCGCGGGTCGGCATGGTGTTCCAGAAGCCGACGCCGTTCCCGATGACGATCTACGAGAACATCGCCTTCGGCATCCGCCTCTACGAAAAGATCTCGAAGTCCGAGATGGACGACCGGGTCGAGAAGGCGCTGCGCGGCGGCGCGCTGTGGAATGAGGTCAAGGACAAGCTGAACGCTTCCGGCCTGTCGCTCTCCGGCGGCCAGCAGCAGCGCCTGTGCATCGCGCGCACCGTGGCGGTGCGTCCCGAGGTGATCCTGTTCGACGAGCCGTGCTCGGCGCTCGATCCGATCTCGACCGCCAAGGTCGAGGAACTGATCCAGGAGCTCTCCGAAGACTACACGATCGCAATCGTCACCCACAACATGCAGCAGGCGGCGCGCGTCTCCGACAAGACCGCCTTCATGTATCTCGGTGAACTGATCGAGTTCGACGACACCAACAAGATCTTCACCTCGCCGAGCGATCGACGCACCCAGGACTACATCACCGGCCGGTTCGGCTAG
- the pstA gene encoding phosphate ABC transporter permease PstA, whose product MNPIYKSRRRSDIVIRALCVGAALFGVTWLALILFTLVYNGLAGLSVQLFTQNTPPPGSTEGGLLNAIVGSVIMTVIGVGIGAPLGLFAGTYLAEYGKHDKLTSVIRFINDILLSAPSIIIGLFIYGAVVVPMRGFSAIAGSLALAVIVIPVVLRTTEDMLLLVPNPLREAASALGLPRSLVIKRIAYRAARSGLITGVLLATARVAGETAPLLFTALSNQFFSLDLTKTMANLPVTINNFVQSPYAYWKELAWSGALLITFTVLALNIGARILGAERAAK is encoded by the coding sequence ATGAACCCGATCTACAAATCCCGCCGCCGCAGCGACATCGTCATTCGCGCACTCTGTGTCGGCGCGGCGCTGTTCGGCGTCACGTGGCTGGCGCTGATCCTGTTCACGCTGGTCTATAACGGCCTTGCCGGCCTCAGCGTGCAGCTGTTCACCCAGAACACGCCGCCGCCGGGCTCGACCGAAGGCGGCCTGCTCAACGCCATCGTCGGCTCGGTCATCATGACGGTGATCGGCGTCGGCATCGGCGCGCCGCTCGGCCTGTTCGCCGGCACCTACCTCGCCGAGTACGGCAAGCACGACAAGCTCACCTCGGTGATCCGCTTCATCAACGACATCCTGCTCAGCGCGCCTTCGATCATCATCGGCCTGTTCATCTATGGCGCAGTGGTGGTGCCGATGCGCGGCTTCTCGGCGATCGCAGGCAGTCTCGCGCTCGCCGTGATCGTGATCCCGGTCGTACTGCGCACCACCGAGGACATGCTGCTGCTGGTGCCCAATCCGCTGCGCGAGGCGGCCTCCGCGCTCGGCCTGCCGCGTTCGCTGGTGATCAAGCGGATCGCTTATCGTGCTGCGCGTAGCGGCTTGATCACCGGCGTGCTGCTGGCGACCGCCCGTGTCGCCGGTGAAACCGCGCCGCTGCTGTTCACCGCGCTGTCGAACCAGTTCTTCAGCCTGGATCTGACCAAGACCATGGCCAACCTGCCGGTGACCATCAACAACTTCGTGCAGAGCCCCTACGCCTACTGGAAAGAGCTGGCGTGGAGCGGTGCGCTGCTGATCACCTTCACTGTGCTCGCGCTGAATATCGGCGCGCGTATCCTTGGTGCCGAAAGGGCCGCAAAATGA
- the pstC gene encoding phosphate ABC transporter permease subunit PstC, with translation MAVQSDVMEAAGPYDRAKALSAFKLGDLTFYWVTRISAISVLLILGGIILSLIAGAWPAMKEYGFAFLWTQRWAPSADPPVLGALGPIYGTLITSVIAMTIAIPVGIGIAIFLTELCPQMLRRPIGIAIELLAGIPSIIYGMWGFFVLGPFLANTFQPFMIRIFEGVPVLGAVFAGPPSYLSLFNAALILAIMVLPFITAISVDVFKTVPPVLKEAAYGMGCTTWEVVRSVVIPYTRVGVIGGIMLALGRALGETMAVTFIIGNSFRISSSIFAPGTTISAAIASEFAESDGLHQSGLILLGLLLFVLTFFVLAGARLMLMRLETKAGK, from the coding sequence ATGGCTGTTCAGAGCGATGTGATGGAAGCCGCGGGACCTTACGATCGCGCCAAGGCCCTCAGCGCCTTCAAGCTCGGTGATCTCACCTTCTATTGGGTCACCCGCATCTCGGCGATTTCGGTCCTGTTGATCCTCGGCGGCATCATCCTGTCGCTGATCGCCGGCGCCTGGCCGGCGATGAAGGAATACGGCTTCGCCTTCCTCTGGACGCAGCGCTGGGCGCCCTCGGCCGATCCGCCGGTGCTCGGCGCGCTCGGCCCGATCTACGGCACCCTGATCACCTCGGTCATCGCGATGACGATCGCCATTCCGGTCGGCATCGGCATCGCCATCTTCCTCACCGAACTCTGCCCGCAAATGCTGCGCCGCCCGATCGGCATCGCCATCGAGCTGCTCGCCGGCATCCCCTCGATCATCTACGGCATGTGGGGCTTCTTCGTGCTGGGCCCGTTCCTGGCCAACACGTTCCAGCCCTTCATGATCAGGATATTCGAGGGCGTCCCGGTGCTGGGTGCGGTGTTCGCAGGTCCGCCGTCCTATCTCAGCCTGTTCAACGCCGCGCTGATCCTCGCCATCATGGTGCTGCCGTTCATCACTGCGATCTCGGTCGACGTGTTCAAGACCGTGCCGCCGGTGCTGAAAGAGGCCGCCTACGGCATGGGCTGCACCACATGGGAAGTCGTCCGCAGCGTCGTGATCCCCTACACCCGGGTCGGCGTGATCGGCGGCATCATGCTGGCACTCGGCCGCGCGCTCGGCGAGACCATGGCGGTGACCTTCATCATCGGCAACTCGTTCCGCATCTCGTCGTCGATCTTCGCGCCGGGCACCACGATCTCGGCGGCGATCGCCTCCGAATTCGCCGAGAGCGACGGCCTGCACCAGTCCGGGCTGATCCTGCTCGGCCTCCTGCTGTTCGTGCTGACCTTCTTCGTGCTCGCCGGCGCGCGGCTGATGCTGATGCGGCTTGAAACGAAAGCGGGGAAATAG
- the pstS gene encoding phosphate ABC transporter substrate-binding protein PstS has translation MNFIKAIVAAGMVAASTSAFAADITGAGATFPFPIYSKWADAYKKDTGNGLNYQSIGSGAGIKQIQAKTVTFGATDAPLKAEQLEKDGLVQWPMVMGAIVPVVNVEGIKPGDLVLSGEVLGDIYLGKITKWNDAAIAKLNPKLTLPADAITVVRRSDGSGTTFNFTDYLSKSNADWKSKVGSGTAVEWPVGVGAKGNEGVAGNIGQTKNAIGYVEYAYAKQNKLTYTALVNKAGKTVQPTIAAFQAAASNADWSKAPGYYVILTDQPGEASWPITAATFILMHKDSTDKAASQEALKFFKYAFEKGGKAAEELDYIPMPESVVKLIEKTWSSDIKS, from the coding sequence ATGAATTTCATCAAAGCAATCGTCGCTGCCGGCATGGTCGCCGCTTCGACGTCGGCCTTCGCTGCCGATATTACCGGCGCAGGCGCGACGTTTCCGTTCCCGATCTATTCGAAGTGGGCTGACGCCTACAAGAAGGACACCGGCAATGGCCTGAACTATCAGTCGATCGGTTCCGGCGCCGGCATCAAGCAGATCCAGGCCAAGACCGTGACCTTCGGCGCGACCGACGCGCCGCTCAAGGCCGAGCAGCTCGAGAAGGACGGCCTCGTCCAGTGGCCGATGGTGATGGGCGCGATCGTTCCGGTCGTGAACGTCGAAGGCATCAAGCCGGGCGATCTCGTGCTCTCCGGCGAAGTGCTCGGCGACATCTATCTCGGCAAGATCACCAAGTGGAATGACGCGGCGATCGCCAAGCTCAATCCGAAGCTGACCCTGCCGGCCGACGCGATCACCGTCGTGCGCCGTTCGGACGGTTCGGGCACCACCTTCAACTTCACCGACTACCTCTCCAAGTCGAACGCCGACTGGAAGTCCAAGGTCGGTTCCGGCACCGCGGTCGAGTGGCCGGTCGGCGTCGGCGCCAAGGGCAACGAAGGCGTTGCCGGCAACATCGGCCAGACCAAGAACGCGATCGGCTATGTCGAATACGCCTATGCCAAGCAGAACAAGCTGACCTACACCGCGCTGGTCAACAAGGCCGGCAAGACCGTGCAGCCGACCATCGCCGCCTTCCAGGCTGCTGCGTCGAACGCCGATTGGTCCAAGGCTCCCGGCTACTACGTGATCCTGACCGACCAGCCGGGCGAAGCCTCCTGGCCGATCACCGCGGCGACCTTCATCCTGATGCACAAGGATTCGACCGACAAGGCGGCCTCGCAGGAAGCGCTCAAGTTCTTCAAGTACGCCTTCGAGAAGGGTGGCAAGGCGGCCGAAGAGCTCGACTACATCCCGATGCCGGAATCGGTCGTCAAGCTGATCGAGAAGACCTGGTCCTCGGACATCAAGAGCTAA
- a CDS encoding ATP-binding protein, whose amino-acid sequence MAIDDTPHSIFSPWPDRLRHSALILLAAALALSVVVALGELSLVRACVVFVCIAAAALVPWRLHDAGTSREDVRHGNPVEATAVSAVVAGMPDPAVLLDRAGRVIHLNTAAAQLAPALRKNELAQFALRSPEIITALREAIATTEPRRATYSDHVPVDRWMELVITPVPVPTQFGGTEKCMLMTFHDLTPLRRVEEMRADFVANASHELRTPLAALSGFIDTLQGPAREDARARERFLGIMHTQATRMARLIDDLLSLSRVELSAHVRPEASIDIVPIIRQVADGLEALASERQVEIDVDLPPTPVTIAGDREELLRLFENLIENALKYGASGGRVIVSLNQTVSGASGEGSPEIRVMVRDFGPGIAPEHLPRLTERFYRVDVGDSRNQGGTGLGLSLVKHILNRHRGRLLIESVPKNGATFTACFPRPKTPLPTQS is encoded by the coding sequence ATGGCCATTGACGATACGCCGCATTCGATTTTCTCGCCCTGGCCCGACCGCTTGCGCCATTCCGCGCTGATCCTGCTTGCCGCAGCGCTGGCGCTGAGCGTAGTGGTCGCGCTCGGCGAGTTGTCGCTGGTGCGCGCCTGCGTGGTGTTCGTCTGCATCGCGGCTGCGGCGCTGGTGCCGTGGCGGCTGCATGATGCCGGCACCTCGCGCGAGGATGTCCGCCACGGCAATCCGGTCGAGGCGACCGCCGTCAGCGCGGTCGTCGCCGGCATGCCGGACCCGGCCGTGCTGCTCGACCGTGCCGGCCGCGTCATCCATCTCAACACCGCCGCGGCCCAGCTGGCGCCGGCGCTGCGCAAGAACGAGCTGGCGCAATTTGCCCTGCGTTCGCCGGAGATTATCACTGCGTTGCGCGAGGCGATCGCGACCACCGAGCCGCGCCGCGCCACCTACTCCGACCACGTTCCGGTCGATCGCTGGATGGAACTGGTGATCACGCCGGTGCCGGTGCCGACCCAGTTCGGCGGCACCGAGAAGTGCATGCTGATGACCTTCCACGATCTGACGCCGCTGCGCCGGGTCGAGGAGATGCGCGCCGATTTCGTCGCCAATGCCAGCCATGAGCTGCGCACGCCGCTCGCCGCCTTGTCCGGCTTCATCGACACGCTGCAGGGACCGGCGCGCGAGGACGCGCGGGCGCGCGAGCGCTTCCTCGGTATCATGCACACCCAGGCCACCCGCATGGCGCGGCTGATCGACGACCTGCTGTCGCTGTCGCGCGTCGAGCTGTCGGCCCATGTGCGGCCCGAGGCCTCGATCGATATCGTGCCGATCATCCGCCAGGTGGCCGACGGGCTCGAGGCGCTGGCCAGCGAGCGCCAGGTCGAGATCGACGTCGACCTGCCACCGACCCCGGTCACGATCGCTGGCGACCGCGAGGAACTGCTCCGCCTGTTCGAGAACCTGATCGAGAACGCCCTCAAATACGGCGCCTCGGGCGGCCGCGTCATAGTGTCGCTCAATCAGACCGTTTCGGGCGCATCGGGCGAGGGGAGCCCCGAAATCCGAGTCATGGTACGGGATTTCGGCCCCGGCATCGCCCCGGAGCACCTGCCGCGGCTGACCGAGCGCTTCTACCGGGTGGACGTTGGCGACAGCCGTAACCAGGGCGGAACCGGCCTCGGATTATCGCTGGTGAAACATATTCTTAACCGTCATCGCGGGCGTCTTCTGATCGAGAGCGTGCCGAAGAATGGCGCGACTTTTACCGCCTGTTTTCCCCGGCCGAAGACCCCGTTACCGACCCAAAGCTGA